One stretch of Brevibacillus laterosporus DNA includes these proteins:
- a CDS encoding PAS domain S-box protein — protein sequence MSNMKALPFFSSVSHQDILDHLPTGVIQIDSRGIIVYMNNVFLQWIGYADADTELIGRPLQEFFLTFTLADCEEETSPIERHYEINTIDNGFLYVKTLIQPYMKQGQTAHLLLIRKLGKKTKWRRIFEKFKQNHSHLFHSPDDGYMTLDVTGAFRAVNETCSVLSGYSESELLQKNIYDLLQPDYWNEAKYIYERLRTGTPFSTTLSIRHKKGHPLWIQVMFLPLLALNQMIGMYGIAKEITHEHLLEEALWESQLKYRILADYSSDLITFLDSRGKVVFVSPSHESVFGHPLQDYYQHHPFDYLHPDDIPHLRKWFYNSYKSKQPNADPAEFRARHIDGHYLYIRVSCVPMLSKDGDILGFAIIGENIHDQKQTENLLRQSEKLSLIGELAAGIAHEIRNPLTALRGFTQLLQTHPEDSSKYTDIMLNELDRIHFIANELLLLAKPQGYQLAVNDICSLLQDVITLLESQAILANVTISTHWETDIPFLLCEARQLKQVFINIIKNSVEAMPTGGCIHIEVKKQEQHVLLRFSDEGCGIPMSTLEKIGKPFYTTKETGTGLGLMISSKIIREHNGTLQLLSEMNQGTTIEITLPYMLSLIKEI from the coding sequence ATGAGTAACATGAAAGCTCTCCCGTTCTTTTCCTCTGTATCGCATCAGGATATCCTTGATCATCTACCAACAGGGGTCATTCAAATTGATAGTAGAGGAATCATCGTTTATATGAACAACGTTTTTCTCCAATGGATCGGGTATGCAGATGCAGACACAGAATTGATTGGTAGGCCATTGCAAGAATTTTTTCTTACTTTTACACTGGCAGATTGTGAAGAAGAGACATCTCCTATTGAACGTCATTATGAAATCAACACGATAGATAACGGCTTCCTATATGTGAAAACATTGATTCAACCCTACATGAAACAGGGACAAACTGCTCATCTCCTTCTCATAAGAAAGTTGGGCAAAAAAACCAAATGGCGCAGAATATTCGAAAAGTTCAAACAAAATCACTCACATCTGTTTCATTCACCTGACGATGGTTACATGACCTTGGATGTTACAGGTGCTTTTCGGGCTGTAAATGAGACATGCAGTGTGTTATCCGGTTACTCTGAATCGGAATTATTACAAAAAAACATCTACGATTTATTACAACCAGATTATTGGAATGAAGCAAAGTATATCTATGAACGCCTCCGAACAGGGACACCTTTTTCCACTACTCTTTCAATCCGACATAAAAAGGGGCATCCCTTATGGATACAAGTTATGTTTCTACCCTTGCTTGCCTTAAATCAAATGATTGGTATGTATGGAATCGCAAAAGAGATTACACACGAACATTTGTTAGAAGAAGCCTTATGGGAAAGTCAGCTCAAGTATCGAATTTTAGCTGACTATTCGTCTGATCTAATCACTTTTCTAGATTCACGTGGTAAAGTAGTCTTTGTTTCACCCTCTCATGAAAGTGTATTTGGACATCCGCTGCAAGACTACTATCAGCATCATCCATTTGACTATCTCCATCCTGACGATATCCCTCATTTGCGCAAATGGTTTTATAACTCCTATAAATCAAAACAACCTAATGCTGATCCCGCAGAATTTAGAGCCAGACATATTGATGGACACTATCTGTATATTCGAGTCTCCTGTGTTCCTATGCTTAGTAAAGATGGAGATATTCTGGGCTTTGCCATTATCGGAGAGAACATTCATGATCAAAAGCAAACAGAGAACCTCTTGCGCCAATCTGAAAAACTATCCCTCATCGGAGAATTGGCTGCGGGTATTGCTCATGAAATTCGCAATCCACTTACGGCCTTGCGCGGATTTACTCAGCTTTTGCAAACTCATCCCGAAGACAGTAGTAAATATACTGACATCATGTTAAATGAATTAGATCGTATCCATTTTATTGCAAACGAGTTATTACTGTTAGCAAAACCGCAGGGATACCAATTAGCTGTAAATGATATCTGCTCCTTGTTGCAGGATGTTATTACGCTACTAGAATCACAAGCTATATTAGCTAATGTCACCATCTCTACTCACTGGGAAACGGATATTCCCTTCCTTCTCTGTGAGGCACGTCAGTTAAAACAAGTATTTATCAATATTATTAAGAATAGTGTAGAAGCCATGCCAACAGGAGGCTGCATCCATATTGAGGTAAAAAAGCAAGAACAACATGTCCTGCTCCGTTTTTCAGATGAAGGCTGCGGTATTCCTATGTCTACTCTTGAAAAAATCGGAAAACCCTTCTACACAACCAAAGAAACTGGAACAGGACTAGGGCTCATGATCAGTTCCAAAATTATTCGTGAACACAATGGCACCTTACAGTTGCTAAGTGAAATGAATCAGGGAACAACCATTGAGATTACGTTACCCTACATGTTGTCATTGATAAAAGAAATCTAG
- a CDS encoding spore coat protein — protein MDVILLNTELRNAVELTYCLQILETDTLHDTGRTIVIHLKTTKGDYVLKRIILEEERLLFILAVEDRIRSTGIHIPIILPTADGKRYFSWGNQYYLIQQYILGDPSNDPHMGDTSVDNIWERGALLGQLHSASYGFTTPMSQKYMGLNHWDEHYQSGLHYLKRWYEKSRHSSSQRKKMVCKYIPYFQKVGQQIYQALQKSSHYASLKQRPVDEQWICHGDFHRGNVFQRRNKFWVIDWEFTRHDFPSKDLERLVNLLVKKQSKWSEKAYTTLLDQYLSQNALSQADQWVLYHDLAFPHGVRRLIRHGLYKKGSVGEMEALLQKEWDRSEHLKQWLE, from the coding sequence TTGGATGTGATTCTTTTGAACACGGAGTTAAGGAATGCCGTGGAACTTACGTATTGTTTGCAAATCTTAGAAACGGACACTTTGCATGATACGGGGAGAACGATCGTAATCCATTTGAAGACGACAAAGGGAGACTACGTCCTTAAGAGGATTATTTTGGAAGAGGAACGTTTGCTGTTTATTTTGGCAGTAGAGGATCGAATTCGGAGCACTGGTATTCATATTCCAATTATTTTACCTACAGCAGATGGAAAACGCTATTTTAGCTGGGGCAATCAATACTATCTAATACAACAATACATTTTGGGAGATCCGTCTAATGATCCGCACATGGGTGATACCAGTGTGGATAACATATGGGAGCGTGGTGCTTTACTAGGCCAATTGCATAGTGCTTCTTATGGCTTTACCACACCAATGAGCCAAAAATACATGGGATTGAACCATTGGGATGAACATTATCAATCAGGACTTCATTATTTGAAACGATGGTATGAAAAAAGCAGGCATAGCTCTTCACAACGAAAAAAAATGGTGTGTAAGTATATCCCGTATTTTCAGAAGGTTGGTCAACAGATTTACCAAGCATTACAAAAATCTAGCCATTATGCTAGTTTGAAACAACGACCAGTTGACGAACAATGGATTTGCCACGGTGATTTTCATCGAGGAAATGTTTTTCAGCGGAGAAATAAATTTTGGGTGATTGATTGGGAATTTACCCGTCATGATTTTCCTTCTAAAGATTTGGAACGTTTGGTTAATTTACTGGTAAAAAAACAGAGCAAATGGAGTGAAAAAGCGTATACTACCTTATTAGATCAGTATTTGTCCCAAAACGCTTTATCGCAAGCCGACCAATGGGTACTGTATCATGATCTAGCTTTTCCTCATGGGGTACGAAGACTGATTCGACACGGACTTTATAAAAAGGGTTCTGTTGGTGAGATGGAAGCCCTTTTACAAAAAGAGTGGGATCGCAGCGAGCATCTAAAACAATGGTTAGAATAA
- a CDS encoding GAF domain-containing protein — translation MRNENRRRLLTVTPFFYFTQKKILRLSLETAAGFAFKNGESYFSGDVTAAGDRFRRHPKAKKTYHSLICVPIKCDKIVIGVLSIDGEEPNSFVKDDQDYLEYFANSLFGLLQDEQMMDALCQREKGGEINGDSSQKEENTS, via the coding sequence ATAAGAAATGAAAATCGGAGGAGACTTTTAACAGTCACTCCGTTTTTTTATTTTACTCAAAAAAAGATTTTACGATTAAGTTTAGAAACTGCTGCTGGCTTTGCTTTTAAAAATGGAGAAAGTTATTTCTCGGGTGATGTAACAGCTGCTGGGGATCGATTTAGGAGACATCCAAAGGCTAAAAAGACTTACCATTCATTGATTTGTGTACCTATAAAATGTGATAAAATAGTTATAGGAGTCCTTAGTATTGATGGTGAGGAACCAAATTCATTTGTTAAAGATGATCAGGACTATCTAGAATATTTTGCGAATTCATTATTTGGTCTTCTGCAAGACGAACAGATGATGGATGCCTTGTGTCAACGAGAGAAAGGTGGTGAAATCAATGGGGATAGCAGCCAAAAAGAGGAAAACACTTCATGA
- a CDS encoding Cof-type HAD-IIB family hydrolase, with product MERKIVFFDVDGTLLTEDKQLLASTRDAVRRLRENGIYTAIASGRMPKQLEEICSQLDIHSYVSINGQYVVFEGEEIYSNPIPLEQLTDLTTLANDHGHVLTYVNHEILCANHLDDPRLDEIYGELQLAKPLLDPDYYKQNPIYQSIIFCSPEPAKEYLERFPQLGFIHWHDYALDIIPLGCSKAVGIQKMLEHGQFSLEHTYAFGDGLNDLEMLETVGHGVAMGNAVPEAKQKARYVTASCNEDGIAQGLTMLGLLD from the coding sequence GTGGAGAGAAAAATCGTATTTTTTGATGTCGATGGAACCTTACTAACAGAAGATAAGCAATTGCTAGCAAGCACCCGTGACGCTGTACGTCGATTACGTGAAAATGGAATCTATACAGCTATCGCTTCAGGTCGCATGCCCAAGCAATTAGAAGAGATATGTAGCCAATTGGATATTCATTCTTATGTTTCCATAAATGGTCAATATGTTGTATTTGAAGGGGAAGAAATCTATAGCAACCCGATTCCACTTGAACAATTAACTGATTTAACCACACTTGCTAACGACCACGGACATGTTCTTACTTATGTAAATCATGAAATACTATGTGCCAATCATCTTGATGATCCTCGTTTGGATGAAATTTACGGGGAATTACAATTGGCTAAACCCTTACTTGACCCTGACTACTACAAACAAAACCCGATTTATCAAAGCATCATCTTCTGCTCACCAGAGCCTGCCAAAGAGTATCTAGAGCGCTTTCCGCAATTGGGCTTTATTCACTGGCATGATTATGCGCTAGATATTATTCCATTGGGTTGTTCTAAAGCAGTCGGAATTCAAAAAATGCTGGAACACGGGCAATTTTCTCTAGAGCACACCTATGCCTTTGGTGACGGTTTAAATGATTTAGAAATGCTTGAAACCGTAGGACATGGTGTAGCTATGGGTAATGCCGTCCCAGAAGCCAAGCAAAAAGCACGTTACGTAACAGCAAGCTGCAATGAAGATGGAATTGCCCAAGGGTTAACCATGCTTGGATTACTAGATTAA
- a CDS encoding aromatic acid exporter family protein, translating to MPHIGYRTLKTAIGAGLSIFLAQLLELEFYASAGTLTILCIQITRKRSLSVSIDRFIACLLAMIFSFLFFKLVGFHALTITMMMLIFIPTLVRLGVIEGFISSCVIMLHIYLKQDLSWGFLWNEIQLVTIGIGMGLLMNLYMPNKDKDLWELQQKVEKNFSVILKELAGYLRHGEDGWSGSEMVETPVLIKQAKELSLLIVENNLLRPESTIYRYFGIREKQFDILERMLPIVSSLSLQVPQGKQIADFLDELSAKIHPGNTSYVYLDGIREIRERVRQESLPVTREEFEVRASLFYLLSEIEQYLLLKHNYIRSEREEERMHARLKLGKDKAKAKQKD from the coding sequence ATGCCACATATTGGGTACCGAACACTGAAAACAGCGATTGGCGCTGGACTATCCATTTTTCTCGCTCAATTACTTGAACTAGAGTTCTATGCTTCAGCCGGTACATTAACCATCCTATGTATTCAAATTACTCGGAAACGTTCGCTAAGCGTCTCCATCGATCGATTTATAGCATGTTTACTCGCAATGATTTTCAGCTTTCTCTTTTTTAAGCTGGTTGGATTTCATGCACTCACCATTACCATGATGATGTTGATATTTATTCCGACACTGGTACGCTTAGGTGTGATAGAGGGATTTATTTCCAGTTGCGTCATCATGCTACATATTTATTTGAAGCAGGATTTAAGCTGGGGCTTCTTATGGAACGAGATTCAATTGGTTACGATCGGGATAGGAATGGGGCTCCTTATGAATTTATATATGCCTAACAAAGATAAGGATTTGTGGGAGCTTCAGCAAAAAGTGGAAAAAAACTTCTCTGTAATTTTAAAGGAGTTGGCAGGCTACTTACGGCATGGTGAAGATGGTTGGTCTGGATCAGAAATGGTGGAAACACCTGTCCTTATAAAACAAGCAAAGGAACTCTCCTTGCTGATTGTTGAGAATAATTTGTTGCGACCGGAGTCGACCATCTATCGATATTTTGGAATTCGTGAGAAACAATTTGATATCTTAGAGCGCATGCTACCTATTGTTTCTAGCCTTTCCTTACAGGTTCCTCAGGGAAAACAGATTGCTGACTTTCTTGATGAGTTGAGTGCAAAAATCCATCCGGGCAACACCTCATATGTATATTTGGATGGCATTAGAGAGATAAGGGAACGCGTTCGTCAAGAATCCTTGCCTGTTACACGTGAAGAATTTGAAGTGAGGGCATCGCTTTTTTATCTATTGAGTGAAATTGAGCAATATTTGCTGCTCAAACATAATTACATTCGTTCAGAGCGGGAAGAAGAGCGAATGCATGCACGTTTAAAATTGGGGAAAGACAAAGCCAAGGCAAAACAAAAAGATTAA
- a CDS encoding DUF541 domain-containing protein: protein MRKKAMNKVVASFLTVGLLTGGSLFASVPAAHAQEVQVTRNISVTGIGSISIDPDVAYLQVGVETDAKTAKEAQEKNAKIFAAVEKVLKQDGLSEKEVQTIQFSTNPQYNYDDKAGPVLTGYKSQHIVKVTYRNLNKIGNLLDKLSEAGANRIDTVQLSTDKQAQYEGQALTLAVQNAKAKAEALAKAAGVTVKKVLTISESNAVERPYMLAKSEMSLQDSPRGSSISTGQIKVETTVTVQFEIE, encoded by the coding sequence ATGAGAAAAAAGGCAATGAATAAAGTAGTGGCGTCCTTTCTGACGGTTGGATTATTAACAGGGGGGAGTTTATTCGCTTCTGTACCTGCCGCACATGCTCAAGAGGTACAGGTAACCCGTAACATTAGTGTTACAGGGATAGGTAGTATATCCATTGATCCAGATGTGGCCTATCTCCAAGTAGGAGTAGAGACAGACGCTAAAACGGCAAAGGAAGCTCAAGAGAAGAACGCAAAGATTTTTGCTGCAGTGGAAAAGGTGTTGAAACAGGATGGATTATCTGAAAAGGAAGTTCAAACCATCCAATTTTCAACCAACCCACAATACAATTATGATGATAAAGCAGGCCCTGTTTTGACTGGTTACAAAAGTCAACATATCGTAAAAGTAACGTATCGTAATCTAAATAAGATTGGTAATTTACTTGATAAGTTATCGGAAGCGGGAGCGAATCGAATTGATACGGTTCAGTTGAGTACAGATAAACAAGCACAATATGAAGGGCAAGCCTTAACGCTAGCGGTGCAAAATGCAAAAGCTAAAGCAGAAGCTTTAGCAAAGGCAGCTGGTGTGACAGTGAAAAAAGTACTGACCATTTCTGAAAGCAATGCTGTAGAGCGTCCATATATGCTGGCGAAGAGCGAAATGTCTCTACAGGATTCACCGAGAGGAAGTTCTATTTCTACCGGACAGATTAAAGTAGAAACTACTGTTACTGTGCAGTTTGAAATTGAGTAG
- a CDS encoding VanZ family protein, whose amino-acid sequence MSLFQYLYVYTRICIMYVVHTDLLINIICTCILCIIFQKIFFLRAKKKEGRVSRKHFLGVFIFLVYLAVVYGVTGIGTIWDVQRFVTASTSEFNRIYLVPFSSSEVTMPYVLNIIMTIPLGFLLPLIWKQFRTIKKVALSGFLLSLCIELSQLFTQSRNTTTDDLIMNTLGAIIGYFIFKAFFHVFLKKNSNEKDEITSSSVVIKHEAIFYLGLSFLGMFLFAI is encoded by the coding sequence ATGTCACTATTTCAGTATTTATATGTTTATACTCGTATATGTATTATGTATGTTGTTCATACGGATTTATTAATTAACATTATTTGCACATGTATTTTATGTATTATATTTCAAAAAATATTTTTTCTAAGGGCTAAAAAGAAGGAAGGAAGAGTTTCCCGCAAGCATTTTTTAGGGGTATTTATTTTTTTAGTGTATCTGGCAGTTGTTTATGGTGTAACAGGTATAGGAACAATTTGGGATGTGCAAAGGTTTGTTACCGCATCTACATCTGAATTTAATCGAATTTATTTAGTTCCATTCTCTAGTTCTGAGGTAACTATGCCGTATGTTTTAAATATTATAATGACGATACCATTAGGATTCTTGTTACCATTGATTTGGAAACAATTTCGAACAATAAAAAAGGTTGCCTTGTCGGGATTTTTGTTATCTTTATGTATTGAATTAAGTCAGTTGTTTACTCAAAGTCGAAACACAACGACAGATGATTTAATTATGAACACACTAGGCGCTATTATTGGATATTTCATCTTTAAAGCATTCTTTCACGTCTTCTTGAAAAAAAATAGCAACGAAAAAGATGAAATAACATCATCTTCAGTTGTCATCAAACACGAAGCAATCTTTTATTTAGGTTTATCATTTTTGGGGATGTTTTTATTTGCTATTTAG
- the vanY gene encoding VanY-A/VanY-F/VanY-M family D-Ala-D-Ala carboxypeptidase produces MKKWGFLLVFALFLVFIFNILPISQDKVEDQIYEQNDNTATENTQKIEITEEQIYQGNLLLVNSEYAVQQAGIKSDIVNLFTHKELTKGYGLLDNEIKLSEEIAEEFSEMIAAAEEDGVSNFLISSGYRDLDEQSRLYEEMGADYALPAGHSEHNLGLALDVGSTQMKMDKAPEGEWIEENSWKYGFILRYPLDKTDVTGIQYEPWHIRYVGLPHSAIIREMNLALEYLDYSKGEKSISVSVDGKKYTISYYPISQNETIEVEVPANEQYEISGNNIDGVIVTTFS; encoded by the coding sequence ATGAAAAAGTGGGGATTTTTATTGGTTTTTGCATTATTTCTAGTATTTATTTTTAATATATTACCGATATCCCAAGATAAAGTAGAGGATCAAATATATGAACAAAATGATAATACAGCTACTGAAAATACCCAAAAGATTGAGATTACAGAAGAGCAGATCTATCAAGGGAATCTGCTTTTGGTTAACAGTGAATATGCTGTTCAACAAGCAGGTATAAAATCGGATATTGTAAATTTATTTACGCACAAAGAATTGACGAAGGGGTATGGGTTACTTGATAACGAAATTAAATTGTCAGAAGAAATAGCTGAAGAATTTTCGGAGATGATAGCTGCTGCCGAAGAGGATGGGGTTAGTAATTTTTTAATTAGTAGTGGTTATCGAGACTTGGATGAGCAAAGCAGATTATACGAAGAGATGGGAGCTGACTATGCTTTGCCAGCTGGTCATAGCGAACATAATTTAGGATTAGCACTTGATGTAGGATCTACTCAAATGAAGATGGATAAAGCACCTGAAGGAGAGTGGATAGAAGAAAATTCTTGGAAATACGGCTTTATATTACGCTATCCCTTGGATAAAACGGATGTTACAGGAATTCAATATGAACCTTGGCATATTCGCTATGTCGGCTTGCCTCACAGTGCGATTATACGGGAAATGAATTTAGCTTTGGAATATTTGGATTATTCAAAAGGAGAAAAGAGTATTTCTGTTAGTGTTGATGGGAAAAAATATACAATTTCATATTATCCCATTTCTCAAAATGAGACAATTGAAGTTGAAGTACCAGCGAATGAACAATATGAAATATCTGGTAATAATATAGATGGAGTGATTGTGACCACATTTTCTTGA
- a CDS encoding polysaccharide deacetylase family protein: MKRMILFLQVFAVIVMLPASVGAVYSMKGVPVLIYHSIADKPDNPYCVPPKEFEEQMKWLHDEGYQTLTATELLQYYHTGEPVPDKAVVITIDDGYDDNYLIAYPIFKAYKQKATIFVTAGSIGRPSFMNWDHLKEMQDSGLIDFQSHTMTHAHLDKLPPDVIYQELALSKALLEAKLHKNVDILAYPYGGFNRAMLPTVREVGYKMAFTTVPSMTTQKQGMYTLHRMEVHPKASLQAMFQPKPKPTTHITFLNSLSR, translated from the coding sequence ATGAAAAGAATGATTTTGTTTCTGCAAGTGTTTGCGGTAATTGTGATGCTTCCTGCTTCTGTGGGAGCTGTATACTCAATGAAGGGAGTTCCCGTACTGATTTATCACTCGATCGCAGATAAGCCGGATAATCCATACTGTGTACCCCCAAAAGAGTTTGAGGAACAAATGAAATGGCTACATGATGAAGGATATCAAACACTGACAGCAACTGAACTACTGCAGTACTATCATACAGGAGAGCCTGTTCCAGACAAGGCTGTAGTGATAACCATTGATGATGGGTATGATGACAATTATCTAATTGCCTATCCAATTTTTAAGGCCTATAAGCAAAAGGCCACCATCTTTGTTACGGCTGGCTCGATAGGAAGACCTTCCTTTATGAACTGGGATCATTTGAAAGAAATGCAGGACAGTGGGCTGATTGATTTTCAATCCCACACGATGACGCATGCTCATCTCGATAAATTGCCACCTGATGTTATTTATCAGGAATTAGCTCTTTCCAAAGCATTGTTGGAAGCTAAGTTACATAAAAATGTAGATATCCTTGCTTATCCATATGGGGGATTTAATCGTGCTATGTTGCCAACGGTTAGAGAGGTAGGATACAAAATGGCGTTCACGACCGTACCTAGCATGACAACTCAAAAACAAGGCATGTATACCCTTCATCGCATGGAGGTTCATCCTAAAGCTTCTCTACAAGCTATGTTTCAACCAAAGCCAAAACCAACTACTCACATTACATTTCTAAACTCTCTGTCACGATAA
- a CDS encoding aspartyl-phosphate phosphatase Spo0E family protein, with the protein MEEVTLQSTIEILRSDMIRAYKEKGNFVDSRVVDISQQLDTYIVQLQLLRRHSQDYSIS; encoded by the coding sequence ATGGAAGAGGTAACGTTACAATCAACAATTGAAATACTAAGATCAGATATGATTCGGGCTTATAAAGAAAAAGGTAATTTTGTCGATTCACGGGTAGTAGATATCAGCCAACAGCTAGATACCTACATTGTTCAACTTCAATTGCTACGTCGCCACTCGCAGGATTACAGTATTTCCTAA
- a CDS encoding LacI family DNA-binding transcriptional regulator, translated as MANIKQIAELAGVSITTVSRVLNNHPYVQEAKRQSVWDAVHKLNYSPNSNAVHLVKGKTGMVAVLLPFVNHPFSGMVLEGIAEQALLNNYRLILCQTNYVQTEEKRVLDMLKSKQIDGVIIVSRKGEWEMVEPYASYGPIVACEKVDSEVISYVHVDRYKGTKECFRYLVEKGYRHIGFSLGTSGTHNGQKRMQAYIEGVTDLGERVRPEWVFENCYQMEDGSQVVQQLAQLKERPQAILVAGDLPAAGMITEAKKLGWRIPEDLAIIGFDNLPLASILDLTTMSVPSFEAGKVAFQLFIEQIPMRGQEPTDSPVVPKKVELPLKFITRGSA; from the coding sequence ATGGCTAATATAAAACAGATAGCCGAGCTTGCAGGTGTATCAATCACAACCGTTTCACGGGTTCTTAACAATCACCCCTATGTACAGGAAGCCAAGCGTCAATCTGTCTGGGATGCTGTGCATAAGCTAAATTACTCGCCTAATAGTAATGCTGTTCATTTGGTAAAAGGAAAAACAGGAATGGTAGCGGTACTATTACCGTTTGTAAATCATCCCTTTTCTGGAATGGTGTTGGAAGGAATCGCTGAGCAGGCATTATTGAATAACTACCGATTAATTTTATGCCAAACAAATTATGTTCAAACCGAAGAAAAACGTGTGTTGGATATGCTGAAATCCAAACAAATTGACGGAGTGATAATCGTTTCTAGAAAAGGCGAGTGGGAGATGGTGGAGCCGTATGCATCGTATGGTCCTATTGTTGCTTGTGAGAAGGTAGATAGCGAAGTCATTTCTTATGTGCATGTTGATCGGTATAAAGGCACGAAGGAATGCTTTCGTTATTTAGTAGAGAAAGGTTATCGACATATTGGTTTTTCTCTGGGTACTAGTGGCACGCATAATGGCCAAAAGCGTATGCAGGCTTATATAGAAGGTGTAACAGATTTGGGGGAACGCGTTCGTCCGGAATGGGTTTTTGAAAATTGCTATCAGATGGAGGATGGTTCGCAGGTGGTGCAACAATTAGCTCAACTAAAAGAACGTCCACAAGCGATATTAGTTGCAGGAGATTTGCCAGCAGCAGGTATGATAACAGAAGCAAAAAAGCTAGGATGGCGCATTCCGGAAGATTTGGCTATCATTGGCTTCGATAATTTGCCATTGGCTAGTATTCTTGATTTAACCACCATGAGTGTACCCAGTTTTGAAGCAGGAAAGGTTGCTTTTCAGCTATTTATCGAGCAAATTCCTATGCGTGGACAAGAGCCAACAGATAGCCCAGTAGTCCCTAAAAAGGTAGAGCTACCGTTGAAATTTATCACACGAGGCAGTGCGTGA